The Trueperaceae bacterium genome includes the window GTTCTCGCGCGCGTGGTGCGCGCCTCCATGATCGAGATCCTCGGCAAGGAGTTCATCACCTCGGCCCGCGCCAAGGGGGCCAGCGAGTGGGCCGTCATCATCAAGCACGCGCTGCGGAACGCGCTCATCCCCGCCATCACCGTCACGGGCCTGCAGTTCGGCGAGCTCCTGGGCGGCAACATGATCGTGGAGACGATCTTCGCCTGGCCCGGCGTGGGGCGCCTCGTCGTCAGCTCGATCTTCGCGCGGGACTACGTGGTGGTGCAGGCGGCGGTCATGCTGTACGCGCTCACCTACGTCGCGGCCAACCTCGTCGTGGACGCGCTCTACACCATCCTCAACCCCAAGATCACGCTATGACGGCCTCGCGTCGGCGCCCTGGCCTCATCGCACTGGCGCGCAAGGTCGTCGCCACGCCGCTTGGGGCGCTGAGCGTCGGCGTCATCGTCGTCTACGTGATGCTCGCTGCGTTCGCGCCACTGGTCGCCCCGTACGCCCCCGACGCCACGGCGCTCGGCCAGCGCCTCAAGCCTCCTTCCGCGCAGCACTGGTTCGGCACCGACTCCCTCGGGCGCGACATCCTCTCGCGCACCCTCTACGGCGCCCGCGTGAGCCTGCTCATCGGCATCATCACCGTGACCATCACCGCCGTGTTCGGCACGGTGCTTGGGGCGCTCGGCGGGTTCTTCCGTGGCGCCTTCGACGCCGTCACCGGCCGCTTCACCGAGTTGCTGCTCGCCTTCCCGTACCTGATATTCGCCATCGGCATGATGGCGTTCCTTGGTCCCGGGTTCTTCAACCTGGTGCTGGCGCTGTCGCTCAAGGGGTGGGTCGAGTTCTATCGGCTGGCACGCGGGCAGACGCTCGACCAAGCATCGCAGGAGTACGTGGAGGCGGCGCGGGCGCTGGGGCAACGCCGCGGCCGCTCGCTCTTCCGCGAGGTCATCCCGAACATCCTCCCCGCCATCGTCGTGCTCGCCACGCTCCGCGTCGGCTACTTCATGGTGCTGGAAGCGTCGCTGAGCTTCCTGGGCGTGGGCATCCCGCCCAACATCCCCGCCTGG containing:
- a CDS encoding ABC transporter permease, yielding MALARKVVATPLGALSVGVIVVYVMLAAFAPLVAPYAPDATALGQRLKPPSAQHWFGTDSLGRDILSRTLYGARVSLLIGIITVTITAVFGTVLGALGGFFRGAFDAVTGRFTELLLAFPYLIFAIGMMAFLGPGFFNLVLALSLKGWVEFYRLARGQTLDQASQEYVEAARALGQRRGRSLFREVIPNILPAIVVLATLRVGYFMVLEASLSFLGVGIPPNIPAWGSMIAEGRGVLFIAWWVSTIPGVALLVLVLAINLLGERLQEIYDPKSALRRRARRAPRTAVAGAGQGGESQPTEPEVEPA